A region of Dictyostelium discoideum AX4 chromosome 1 chromosome, whole genome shotgun sequence DNA encodes the following proteins:
- the copA gene encoding WD40 repeat-containing protein: protein MLYKFETKASRVKGLSFHPTRPWILASLHSGSIHLYDYRIKTLLEKFDEHEGPVRGINFHMTQPLFVSGGDDYKIKVWNYKQRRCLFTLKGHKDYIRSVEFHREAPWIVSSSDDMVIRIWNWQSRTCIAELNGHNHYVMSALFHPKDDLVVSASLDQTIRIWDISGLKKKMTTVKPYRENDPMRLQDELFGTDISVRLSLEGHDRGVNWASFHPTQPYIVSASDDHQVKLWRMNDPIVDTFRGHYNNVSCALFHPRQDLIISNSEDKTIRVWDIIKKSTVHMIRRDHDRFWTLASHPNQNLFAAGHDSGMIVFKLERERPLFVQNGDSGVFFLKKKNFNSFDFQAGRTVSLFHISKLPSNNGTQTMSYNQTERAILVSSDAEGGSYHLYKIPPKDSNTVNTKKGTGVAAIFVGRDRFAVLDKGNNVVIRDLENEEIKRCQIPFTIDWIYPSGSPGTILIQSEDKIHMFDIQQKKMLCEIQVHGVRYVIWSKDRNYVAFLTRDFIVLANKKLEQICMIHETVLPKSGVWDDNGVFIYSTSNHLKYLLQNGDNGTIRTLESTIYITGVKNNKVFAIDREFKNRIIEIDTTEYVLKLSLLQQNYNQVMTILRENRLVGKAIIAYLQKKGYPDVVHFVKDDRTRFNLALDAGNIDIALSSAKILDDKDCWNRLGVEALKQGNYQVVEMAYSRTSEFDRLSFLYLLVGNLSTLKKMISYESSDIMSRFHFSLYLGDVEERIKILQEAGLHQLAYITASIHGLTEKAESIGNLITSDGKSQLPQLPKQSYLLVPPSPINCNPNELNWPLLTTTKSVSDVMGENRFGVEQSTSTPTGDWESDEDIFSEGKSQQQSSQQQQQQQQKGDWEEDILIGDGNNGGGDDGGWERDDLKGLEKIGTDGFNNKQNDHVALFVPPQPGPSFSMIWARNSQFAVDHIAAGSFESAMNILNSQIGAVNFDPIKSMFMNIFMATRSSLGCNASTPSLLMPIQRKSAAPYITYGLGHLIERLKTNAYKSTTEGKFNDALSHFTYILHTIIFCSVDNKQEVNELKDLINICREYILGIKIELQRKELSIGAQKDSTLGRQAELAAYFTHCNLDPSHLILSLRSAMNCAYKVKHFNLAASFARRLISLNPNPDLATQAKKVFNFAQQTPTPSDIQQLNYDERNPFVICAHSYVPIYKGSPLIKCPYCSSCYLPTHKGKVCSVCQISEIGKDVQGLQVITIQK, encoded by the exons TCCAACTCGTCCATGGATTTTAGCAAGTTTACATTCTGGTTCAATTCATTTATATGATTATCGtattaaaacattattaGAGAAATTTGATGAACATGAag gTCCAGTTAGAGGTATTAATTTTCATATGACACAACCATTATTTGTATCAGGTGGTGatgattataaaattaaagtttgGAATTATAAACAACGTAGATGTTTATTCACATTAAAAGGACATAAAGATTATATTAGAAGTGTTGAATTTCATAGAGAAGCACCATGGATAGTAAGTTCAAGTGATGATATGGTAATTCGTATTTGGAATTGGCAATCACGTACATGTATAGCAGAATTGAATGGTCATAATCATTATGTTATGAGTGCATTATTTCATCCAAAGGATGATTTAGTAGTTTCAGCATCATTGGATCAAACCATTCGTATTTGGGATATCTCTggattgaaaaagaaaatgaccACCGTTAAACCATATAGAGAGAATGATCCAATGCGTTTACAAGATGAATTATTTGGAACTGATATATCGGTTAGATTATCATTGGAAGGTCATGATCGTGGTGTAAATTGGGCAAGTTTCCATCCAACCCAACCATATATCGTATCGGCATCAGACGATCATCAAGTTAAATTATGGCGTATGAATGACCCAATCGTAGATACATTCCGTGGTCATTACAATAATGTATCATGTGCACTCTTTCATCCTCGTCAAGATTTAATCATTTCCAATAGTGAGGATAAGACCATTCGTGTTTGGGATATTATAAAGAAATCTACCGTTCATATGATTCGTCGTGATCATGACCGTTTCTGGACTTTGGCATCTCAtccaaatcaaaatttattcGCTGCTGGTCACGATAGTGGTATGATTGTTTTCAAGTTGGAGAGAGAACGTCCATTGTTTGTTCAAAATGGTGATAGTggtgttttctttttaaagaagaaaaatTTCAACTCTTTTGATTTCCAAGCTGGTCGTACTGTTTCATTATTCCATATCTCCAAATTACCATCAAACAATGGTACTCAAACCATGTCTTACAATCAAACTGAAAGAGCAATTCTCGTCTCATCAGATGCTGAAGGTGGTTCTTATCATCTTTACAAGATTCCACCAAAAGATAGTAACACTGTAAACACAAAGAAAGGTACTGGTGTTGCTGCAATTTTCGTTGGTCGTGATCGTTTCGCCGTTTTAGATAAAGGTAACAATGTTGTCATTAGAGATTTAGAGAATGAAGAGATTAAACGTTGTCAAATTCCATTCACTATCGATTGGATTTATCCATCTGGTTCACCTGGTACCATTTTAATTCAATCTGAAGATAAAATCCATATGTTTGATATTCAACAAAAGAAGATGCTCTGTGAAATTCAAGTACATGGTGTAAGATATGTAATTTGGAGTAAGGATAGAAATTATGTTGCCTTTTTAACACGTGATTTCATCGTTTTAGCCAATAAGAAACTTGAACAAATTTGTATGATTCATGAAACTGTACTTCCAAAGAGTGGTGTTTGGGATGATAATGGTGTTTTCATCTATAGCACTtcaaatcatttgaaatatcTCTTACAAAATGGTGACAATGGTACAATTAGAACTTTGGAATCAACAATCTATATCACTGGtgtaaagaataataaagtaTTTGCAATTGAccgtgaatttaaaaatcgtATCATTGAAATCGATACCACAGAATATGTTCTCAAATTATCATTACTTCAACAAAATTATAATCAAGTTATGACAATCCTCAGAGAGAATCGTTTGGTTGGTAAAGCTATCATTGCTTATCTTCAAAAGAAAGGTTATCCAGATGTAGTTCACTTTGTTAAGGATGATCGTACTCGTTTCAATTTAGCATTGGATGCTGGTAATATCGATATTGCTCTCTCTAGTGCAAAGATTTTAGATGATAAAGATTGTTGGAATCGTTTAGGTGTAGAAGCCCTAAAACAAGGTAATTATCAAGTGGTTGAAATGGCCTACTCTCGTACAAGTGAATTTGATCGTCTTAGTTTCCTCTATCTATTGGTTGGTAATTTAAGTACCCTCAAAAAGATGATTTCTTATGAATCTAGTGATATCATGAGCAGATTCCATTTCTCATTATATTTAGGTGACGTAGaagaaagaattaaaattcttCAAGAGGCAGGTCTTCATCAATTGGCTTATATTACAGCTTCTATTCATGGTTTAACTGAAAAGGCTGAGTCCATTGGTAATTTAATCACTTCCGATGGAAAATCTCAATTACCACAATTACCAAAACAATCTTATCTCTTGGTACCACCTTCACCAATCAATTGTAAtccaaatgaattaaattggCCATTACTTACAACTACAAAATCAGTTTCTGATGTTATGGGTGAAAATAGATTTGGTGTTGAACAATCAACTTCAACTCCAACAGGTGATTGGGAAAGTGATGAAGATATTTTCAGTGAAGGtaaatcacaacaacaatcatcacaacaacaacaacaacaacaacaaaaaggtGATTGGGAagaagatattttaattggagatggtaataatggtggtggtgatgatggtggttgGGAACGTGATGATTTGAAAGGTTTAGAAAAAATTGGTACAGAtggatttaataataaacaaaatgatCATGTTGCATTATTTgtaccaccacaaccagGTCCATCATTCTCAATGATTTGGGCAAGAAATTCACAATTTGCAGTTGATCATATTGCAGCAGGTAGTTTTGAAAGTGCaatgaatattttaaatagtcAAATTGGTGCAGTCAATTTCGATCCAATCAAATCAATGTTTATGAATATCTTTATGGCTACTCGTTCATCATTAGGTTGTAATGCATCAACACCATCACTTTTAATGCCAATTCAAAGAAAGAGTGCAGCACCATACATTACCTATGGACTTGGTCATCTCATTGAACGTTTAAAGACCAACGCCTATAAATCAACAACCGAAGGTAAATTCAATGACGCTCTTTCTCATTTCACTTATATTCTTCATACAATCATCTTTTGTTCAGTTGATAATAAACAAGAAGTGAATGAacttaaagatttaattaacaTTTGTCGTGAATATATCTTGggtattaaaattgaattacaaAGAAAAGAACTCTCAATTGGTGCTCAAAAAGATTCAACACTTGGTAGACAAGCTGAATTGGCCGCTTATTTCACTCATTGTAATTTAGATCCATCTCATTTAATTCTTAGTCTTCGTTCCGCTATGAATTGCGCTTACAAAGTTAAACACTTTAATTTGGCAGCTTCATTTGCACGTCGTCTCATCTCTCTTAATCCAAATCCTGATCTTGCCACTCAAGCTAAAAAAGTTTTCAACTTTGCTCAACAAACTCCAACCCCATCAGatattcaacaattaaactATGATGAACGTAATCCATTTGTAATTTGTGCTCACTCTTATGTACCAATCTATAAAGGTTCTCCATTAATTAAATGTCCATATTGTTCAAGTTGTTATTTACCAACTCATAAAGGTAAAGTTTGTTCAGTTTGTCAAATCTCTGAAATTGGTAAAGATGTTCAAGGTTTACAAGTTATtacaattcaaaaataa